The sequence TTCCTGAGGAGAAAACAGGATCAAGGAATTCTGAAGCATTTCCAGTCAATGCAAATCCGTCTCCGAATAATTTTTTCACTGAACAGGAATAATCTTTCAGATGTCTCGGTTCAAATAAAAATTCCACATCTCCGAAACGTTTTACGTAATAATCGGAAAGTGAAATTGCTTTTCTCAAAGCTTCAGTCGTATCGCCGTTTTCAGATAATTTTTCAATATAATCAGTCGGGCCAACTATTCCTATGCTTGTATTTCCATTAGAAAAAGGGATTACCCAAAGCCAAACTTCGGTTTCAATAATATCAAATGAAATTAAAGTTCCCTCTTCACCATCTTCTCTGTTAATATCCTCAACATGTGCAAAAATAGCAGAATGCGGAGACAGTTTCGAAGGTTTTTCTAAATCTAAAAGTTTCGGCAAAACTCTTCCGTAACCGCTCGAGTCAATCACGAATTTTGCATGGATTTCTTTAGTTTTTCCGTCTTTGTTTTTTACGGTTGTGATAGAATCGGTTCCATTAAATTCAATGCCAATCACTTCAGTTTCAAATTCAAGATCAACTCCTTTATTAATCACTTCCTGAGCCAAAGTATTGTCGAAATCAGCTCTCGGAACCTGCCACGTCCAGTCCCAGCCTTTCCCGAATTTGTTGCTGAAATCAAAAATGCAGACTTCGTTTCCACGCATAAAACGTGCTCCGAGTTTCTTTTCGAAGCCCATTTTATCTAACGCAGGAAACAATCCGGCCTCGTCAAAATGATCCATCACTCGCGGTATAAGGCTTTCGCCAACTACAAGTCGAGGGAATTTTGTCTTTTCGACTACCTTTACATTGATCCCATTCTTCTTCAGATAAGCAGAAGATACGCATCCGGAAGGTCCAGCTCCAATTACTAAAACATCAACAATTTCTTTGTCCATTTGTTTAATAAAACTTTTTATCTTTGCGCAAAATTAGTGACAATTAATTATATTTTACAAAATTATCTCTTATTACTTTAATTAATGAAAATAAATAAATTTTTAGAACTGAAAGATTTTCAGAGAATTATTATTGAAAACGAAAGCATAGAATTAGATCCATCACTTCTCCAAAGAGTGAATGAGAGTTTTTCTTTTCTGAAAGAATTTTCAAAAAATAAAGTAATTTATGGTGT comes from Chryseobacterium sp. 3008163 and encodes:
- a CDS encoding NAD(P)/FAD-dependent oxidoreductase: MDKEIVDVLVIGAGPSGCVSSAYLKKNGINVKVVEKTKFPRLVVGESLIPRVMDHFDEAGLFPALDKMGFEKKLGARFMRGNEVCIFDFSNKFGKGWDWTWQVPRADFDNTLAQEVINKGVDLEFETEVIGIEFNGTDSITTVKNKDGKTKEIHAKFVIDSSGYGRVLPKLLDLEKPSKLSPHSAIFAHVEDINREDGEEGTLISFDIIETEVWLWVIPFSNGNTSIGIVGPTDYIEKLSENGDTTEALRKAISLSDYYVKRFGDVEFLFEPRHLKDYSCSVKKLFGDGFALTGNASEFLDPVFSSGMAFATEGGMTAAKLAIRQLNGEKVDWQTEFADYILYGVNVFTTYVKEWYTGNLQELFFHQPENPDVKRKICAVLAGYVWDKKNTFVRIHDTAIVNLANFIKAEKQQA